One window from the genome of Cryptomeria japonica chromosome 6, Sugi_1.0, whole genome shotgun sequence encodes:
- the LOC131073039 gene encoding uncharacterized protein LOC131073039, with translation MEDRGSPLKNQPKFMVYENPAIANALSATSLRPTRVNIVAIVIACFASSLLTLGFYIWEEVLIEDIESIDIFQSFGYGIVKTVELAAGVAFLSSMSALRNALSLQGWADSTVSVLKSHSQDSPAKSKSNQVTPPSGLTERQHELLGLRKRNVEQGDTESTPDIGTRQKPPRSRQKSNSSPSNLLAPVHKSSSRSSCGIGPGQSQWTGLERRDVGVGKVLSFTSPLANISPGSQGTSYLSVSPISQVSGQRSPSRDKHLTTPWSKQRSSLTKDDIPTEEKLQEFLADVEEKMTDLASKVTAPSNQALVTPPPTLRGVGGSSPGSVASGSILGTPRTTPLRSVRMSPSSQKFSSSPKKGEGDLPPPMSIEQSIEAFQNLGVYPHIEQWRDQLRQWFSKVLLNPLVQKIATSHIQVMQAAAKLGISITVTQVGNNIPDSGVSAAASSDNTANEWHTTYTLDEDSILHQLRATLIQARDAPPTPQPSLLGLQPPQEKPFNPAIQECLDAVIEHQRLRALMKGEWVKGLLPQSSVRADYTVQRIRELAEGTCVKKYEFAGGGEVYDKVHNRWTLELPTDSHLLLYLFCALLEHPQWMLHVDPAAYPSTHSSNNPLFIGKLPSKERFPEKYAAVLSTVPSVMHPGACVLVLGKQSPPVFAIYWDKKLQFSIQGRTALWDAILLLCHRIKVAHGGMVQGINLGSSAFNFLSVLETQSQGYVP, from the exons ggaagaagtgCTTATTGAAGACATAGAGTCTATAGATATCTTCCAATCTTTTGGTT ATGGCATTGTGAAGACGGTAGAGCTTGCAGCAGGTGTGGCATTCTTGTCATCTATGTCAGCTCTCCGTAATGCCCTGTCATTGCAAGGATGGGCAGATTCAACAGTTAGTGTTTTAAAAAGCCATTCTCAAGATTCACcagcaaaatcaaaatcaaaccaaGTTACACCGCCATCTGGTCTTACAGAACGTCAACATGAACTCTTAGGGCTCAGGAAGCGAAATGTGGAACAGGGAGACACAGAATCAACTCCAGATATTGGTACTAGACAAAAGCCACCAAGATCAAGACAAAAATCTAATTCATCCCCTTCAAATCTGTTAGCacctgttcataaatcatcttcGAGAAGTTCTTGTGGAATAGGACCTGGTCAATCTCAGTGGACTGGATTGGAGAGACGGGATGTGGGCGTTGGCAAGGTTTTGTCTTTCACTTCTCCTTTAGCAAACATATCACCAGGATCTCAAGGCACCTCATATCTGTCAGTATCACCTATTTCACAGGTATCGGGTCAAAGATCACCCTCGCGAGATAAGCATCTCACAACACCATGGTCCAAACAGAGGTCTTCTCTTACAAAGGATGATATACCCACAGAAGAAAAGCTTCAAGAGTTTTTGGCTGATGTAGAAGAAAAAATGACAGATTTGGCATCAAAGGTGACAGCACCTTCAAACCAGGCTCTTGTGACGCCACCACCAACCCTTCGTGGAGTGGGTGGTAGCTCCCCAGGTTCTGTCGCTTCAGGATCTATCTTGGGCACTCCAAGAACAACTCCCTTGCGGTCTGTCAGAATGTCTCCAAGTTCACAAAAATTTAGTTCGTCTCCAAAGAAGGGAGAGGGTGACCTTCCACCTCCAATGTCAATAGAACAATCAATAGAAGCCTTTCAAAATTTGGGAGTATATCCTCATATTGAACAATGGAGAGACCAGCTTCGGCAGTGGTTTTCTAAAGTTCTGCTAAATCCTCTTGTTCAAAAAATTGCTACCAGTCATATCCAG GTCATGCAAGCAGCAGCAAAGCTTGGGATTTCTATCACTGTAACACAAGTAGGGAATAACATACCAGATTCTGGAGTGTCTGCTGCAGCTTCATCTGATAATACTGCTAATGAATGGCACACAACATATACTCTTGATGAAGATAGTATCCTCCATCAGTTACGAGCTACTCTCATACAAGCACGGGATGCACCTCCTA CTCCCCAGCCATCATTACTAGGCCTTCAACCTCCACAAGAGAAACCTTTCAATCCTGCTATACAGGAATGCTTGGATGCTGTGATAGAGCATCAGAGGCTTCGTGCACTAATGAAAGGAGAGTGGGTCAAGGGATTGCTACCACAGAGTAGTGTTCGTGCTGATTACACTGTTCAACGGATCAGAG AACTCGCCGAAGGAACATGTGTGAAGAAGTATGAGTTTGCTGGAGGTGGGGAAGTCTATGACAAAGTGCACAATCGGTGGACTCTGGAGCTGCCTACAGATTCACATCTTCTACTTTATCTTTTCTGTGCACTTCTTGAGCATCCTCAGTGGATGTTGCATGTTGATCCTGCTGCTTATCCTAGTACACATTCCAGTAACAATCCCCTATTTATTGGTAAGTTACCTTCCAAGGAACGGTTCCCAGAAAAATATGCTGCTGTTCTATCCACTGTCCCTAGTGTTATGCATCCTGGTGCTTGTGTACTCGTGCTGGGAAAGCAGAGTCCCCCAGTTTTTGCAATATATTGGGACAAAAAGCTGCAGTTTTCCATTCAG GGACGAACTGCTCTTTGGGATGCAATTTTGCTTCTTTGCCACAGAATTAAGGTGGCCCATGGAGGAATGGTACAAGGAATTAACCTTGGCTCCTCTGCTTTCAATTTTCTATCAGTTTTGGAGACTCAATCACAAGGTTATGTACCATAG